The following proteins are co-located in the Flectobacillus major DSM 103 genome:
- the ccoS gene encoding cbb3-type cytochrome oxidase assembly protein CcoS has translation MQIIFVMIGVSLLMALVFLGAFFWSMKDGQNDDLHTPAMRILFDETHPSSTKK, from the coding sequence ATGCAAATAATCTTCGTAATGATAGGCGTAAGTCTCCTGATGGCACTGGTCTTTTTAGGAGCCTTCTTTTGGTCGATGAAAGATGGGCAAAATGATGATTTACATACACCAGCCATGCGTATTTTGTTTGATGAAACGCATCCGAGCAGTACCAAAAAATGA